The following is a genomic window from Candidatus Neptunochlamydia vexilliferae.
AATAAACTCGAAACTGAGGTTCATAGGTATGGTAATTATATCCTTTGACATTATGACGAAAAAAGGCGCAGATCCGCTTTGAGGTATTATCAATCGGCGATTCTGACTTAAAGTAGAGAATAAAGTGATAGGTGCCCAAGGGACAATCACTAAGATAAGCGCTGATCCCCGTCATTGTCTGAATAAGGATTTTTTTTTGTTCAGATTCTAAAAGTTTAGTCTCACTTAGCGCCAACTCGCGATTCCCAATCTCTAATATATTCAAGAAGCTCTTTCTTATCGGGCTTAGAGTGGAAAAGTTCGAGGGCCTCATCTTGACTGCTTAGATGGGCCAATTTGGCTAAAAGATGGAGGTGACGTTTGTCACTACAGGCAAAAAGGAAAAAGAGGGTATGGATCGGCTTTTCATCTAAAGCACCCCAGTCGACCGGCTCTTTAGGGAAGACAACCACCACGATATCTTTCGGTCCCTCTAGGATAAAATCGCGGGTATGAGGAACAGCAATTCCATTGCTCAGCCCAGTTGGCATCAGCCGCTCCCGGTCAAGGAGAAGGTCGGAGATCACCAAGGGATCGATTTCTAATTTTTCTGACACGCGAGACATCGTTTCACGGACCAAAGCTTCTTTTTCAGTGGCTTGAATATCGGTTAAGACAGCGCCTTGGTGGATGGCTCGAAAAAGGCTAAACTGTTGCATCCCCTTTTTAGAGTCCTGGCTTTCTTCCTCCACTTCTTTGGCGGGAAAGATTTGCTCCTCTTCCGAAGGGAGAAAATTCCCCGTCTCATTTTGGAGGCGGCAACTCAGCATCCAATCTTGGATCTCCTGTTTGCTAAACCGGTACTGATGGTGAAGGCGGTAAGCTGGAATCTTTCCTTCCGCAAGCCAACGGCGAATGGTTGTTTCCGATACGTTTAGTAATTCTGCAACATCTTTGATCTTCAGGTCCATCTACCAACCTCACGTTATATGGCCAAAACTATATTAATTTTGACTTTCTTGCAACATTCTCAACCGTTCTTTTCTCAAAAAGAAATTTAAGACTTTGAGCCTAAACAAGATTAAAAATGACTAAAGATGACAAGAGATGAAGCTAACAGCCTTCAAAAAGAGCAACCACATCTTCTTTGGTTTTGGCAGTGAGGAGATTTTTCCGCCGCTCCTCATCCTTGATGGCTGCCGTGAGTCGAGAAAGGACCTTGAGATACTCGGTTTGTTCACTAGCGGGCCCTCCGATCATGAAGATCAGGCGGACAGGCGCTCCATCGAGAGCATCCCACTCGATTCCTTCTTTTCCTTTTTGGAGGCCGACCACTAAGAAAAAGCGGTCAAAGTCAGGAAGTTTTGCATGAGGAATAGCTACCCCCATTCCAATTCCAGTCGAAACGATCTTTTCTCTTTTAAGAATCGCATCGAGGAATTCTTCTTTTTCAGGAAGGTGCCCTGCGTCAGCAAGGGAGTCAACAAGCCGCTTAAGCGCTTCATCACGATCTTCGACTTCCAAAAAGGAAATCGCCGCCCGTTGGATAAATTCTGAAAGAGTCACACCCTCTCCTTTCTTAAAGATCTTAAAGTGTTCCAGTATGGCCAAAACCACCCTCTCCCCGCTTCGTCGTCTGAAGCATTGATTCTTCTTTATAACAGGCCCTGTAGACAGGGGCAAAGACAAGTTGCGCAATGCGCATTTTGGGAGTCACCACAAAAGGCTCCTTCCCATGATTCATCAAGATAATGCCCACTTCACCGCGGTAGTCAGAGTCGATCGTTCCTGGGGTGTTGAGGACCGTGATCCCCTGCTTAAGGGCAAGGCCACTGCGGGGGCGCACTTGGATTTCATATCCTTTAGGGATTTCAAA
Proteins encoded in this region:
- a CDS encoding PTS sugar transporter subunit IIA; protein product: MDLKIKDVAELLNVSETTIRRWLAEGKIPAYRLHHQYRFSKQEIQDWMLSCRLQNETGNFLPSEEEQIFPAKEVEEESQDSKKGMQQFSLFRAIHQGAVLTDIQATEKEALVRETMSRVSEKLEIDPLVISDLLLDRERLMPTGLSNGIAVPHTRDFILEGPKDIVVVVFPKEPVDWGALDEKPIHTLFFLFACSDKRHLHLLAKLAHLSSQDEALELFHSKPDKKELLEYIRDWESRVGAK
- a CDS encoding PTS sugar transporter subunit IIA; the encoded protein is MTLSEFIQRAAISFLEVEDRDEALKRLVDSLADAGHLPEKEEFLDAILKREKIVSTGIGMGVAIPHAKLPDFDRFFLVVGLQKGKEGIEWDALDGAPVRLIFMIGGPASEQTEYLKVLSRLTAAIKDEERRKNLLTAKTKEDVVALFEGC
- the dut gene encoding dUTP diphosphatase, translated to MKEEIVPTKLEEGAELPTYGSEEAAGADIRAFITEEMVIEPGERKLIPTGLRFEIPKGYEIQVRPRSGLALKQGITVLNTPGTIDSDYRGEVGIILMNHGKEPFVVTPKMRIAQLVFAPVYRACYKEESMLQTTKRGEGGFGHTGTL